The following are from one region of the Candidatus Binataceae bacterium genome:
- a CDS encoding RidA family protein, translated as MERKYLNPPTLLQPRGYTHVVTVAGGGKMVFISGQVAVDKDGKLVGPGDLKTQIRQAASNLKLALEAAGATPADIVKTNTYIVNYKQADYSALREARAELFPSGEPPASTLVGVTSLAVDGLMVEMEAIAVVK; from the coding sequence GAGAAAATACCTCAACCCACCCACTCTGCTTCAGCCGCGCGGTTACACGCATGTCGTGACCGTCGCGGGCGGCGGCAAGATGGTCTTCATCTCGGGACAAGTCGCGGTGGACAAGGACGGAAAGCTGGTCGGACCGGGCGATTTGAAGACCCAGATCCGGCAGGCCGCGAGCAATTTGAAGCTCGCGCTGGAGGCCGCCGGAGCGACCCCCGCCGATATCGTCAAGACCAATACCTACATCGTCAACTACAAGCAGGCCGACTATTCGGCGCTGCGCGAGGCGCGCGCGGAGCTGTTCCCATCAGGAGAGCCACCCGCGTCGACGCTGGTCGGAGTAACCTCGCTCGCCGTCGACGGTCTGATGGTCGAGATGGAAGCGATTGCCGTGGTGAAGTGA
- a CDS encoding class I SAM-dependent methyltransferase, with the protein MGNLTLAPAFDDLARMAGYDESTYGERIADVYDEFFTTPTNATDAVAFLASVAGSRRVLELGIGTGRIALPLAAQGLKVSGIDSSAKMVEKLRDKPGGDAIPVALGNFVDVKVPGQFSLIYVVFSTFFGGLFTQEDQIRCFDRVARHLTYDGVFVLEAFVPDVSRFDRGQRTSTIYLDSETAVIDSAKHDPVTQRVHAAHMIVSEEGNRLYPVQLRYAWPSELDLMARLAGMRLRERWGGWRRESFSALSPLHVSVYEKVRVATGPSTRAKPRYRVKR; encoded by the coding sequence ATGGGGAATTTGACTCTGGCGCCCGCCTTTGATGACTTGGCCCGCATGGCCGGCTACGACGAGTCCACCTATGGCGAGCGTATCGCGGATGTTTACGACGAATTCTTTACCACCCCCACCAACGCCACGGACGCGGTCGCGTTTCTCGCTTCGGTCGCGGGAAGCCGGCGCGTGCTGGAACTTGGAATCGGTACGGGCAGAATAGCGCTGCCGCTGGCTGCTCAGGGCCTCAAGGTTTCGGGTATCGACTCGTCCGCGAAGATGGTCGAGAAACTTCGCGACAAGCCGGGCGGGGACGCAATTCCGGTCGCGCTTGGAAACTTTGTCGACGTCAAAGTCCCGGGACAGTTCTCACTGATCTACGTAGTATTCAGCACCTTCTTTGGTGGACTGTTCACCCAGGAAGACCAAATTCGATGTTTCGATCGCGTCGCACGTCATCTCACATACGACGGTGTGTTCGTGCTCGAAGCGTTTGTACCGGACGTCTCCCGCTTCGATCGCGGACAGCGAACCTCGACCATCTATCTCGATAGCGAAACCGCGGTAATCGACTCGGCCAAACACGATCCGGTCACGCAGCGGGTCCATGCCGCGCACATGATCGTGAGCGAGGAGGGAAACCGCCTTTATCCGGTTCAGCTCCGTTACGCCTGGCCATCGGAGCTGGATCTGATGGCACGGCTGGCCGGCATGAGGCTGCGCGAACGCTGGGGTGGATGGCGCCGAGAATCTTTCAGCGCGCTCAGCCCCCTGCACGTGAGCGTGTACGAAAAAGTCCGTGTCGCGACCGGGCCATCGACAAGGGCGAAACCCCGTTACCGGGTTAAGCGCTAA
- a CDS encoding aminotransferase class III-fold pyridoxal phosphate-dependent enzyme translates to MNAIEERFRKQTVKSAQLAERAEQVMPGGDTRTTTYHRPYPLAIDRGEGPFLFDVDGNRYIDLLGNYTSLVHGHAYPPIAEAVARVARNGTAWPARSRAQIELAELLCERIPSVESIRFCNSGTEAGMLAAQVARHLTGRKLLVMARYGYHGSYDDLELGLLGHNGERTLLGEFGHADTFEQLLAQRGSEIAAVFLEPVLGSSGVVAPPEGFLQRVADAARRSGALFVLDEVITLRLSEGGAQKLFKLRPDLTMMGKIIGGGTPVGALGGRADIMASFDPRERHSLLHSGTFNGNVLTCSAGQVSVRELTQERIDKMEVQAKRLGEEFKHLARQSEVPFSVRQFGSLMNIFFTNVAPPATIVREDLRTMAQFHLAALNHGLFIAPRGLIALSTVIGDHLVEEICERVSRAITDVARQMA, encoded by the coding sequence ATGAACGCAATCGAAGAACGCTTTCGCAAACAAACTGTCAAGTCCGCGCAACTCGCGGAACGCGCGGAGCAGGTGATGCCGGGTGGTGACACGCGCACCACCACATACCATCGGCCGTACCCGCTCGCTATCGATCGCGGCGAAGGGCCGTTTCTGTTCGACGTCGATGGCAACCGCTATATCGACTTGCTCGGAAATTACACCAGCTTGGTCCATGGGCATGCCTACCCGCCGATCGCCGAGGCCGTTGCCCGCGTCGCGCGCAACGGCACGGCGTGGCCGGCGCGGTCGCGGGCCCAAATCGAATTGGCAGAGCTGTTGTGCGAAAGAATCCCCTCGGTGGAGAGCATTCGGTTCTGCAACTCCGGTACCGAGGCCGGCATGCTGGCAGCGCAGGTTGCCCGTCATCTGACCGGACGCAAGTTGTTAGTGATGGCGCGCTACGGATACCACGGATCGTACGATGATCTGGAATTGGGCCTGCTTGGCCACAACGGCGAGCGCACTCTGCTCGGCGAATTCGGGCACGCCGACACATTCGAACAGCTGTTGGCGCAACGCGGATCGGAGATCGCCGCGGTATTTCTCGAGCCGGTGCTCGGCTCGTCCGGGGTGGTTGCGCCGCCAGAAGGCTTTCTGCAGCGGGTCGCGGACGCCGCCCGACGGAGCGGTGCATTGTTCGTGCTCGACGAGGTCATCACCCTGCGCCTGTCGGAAGGCGGCGCGCAGAAACTCTTTAAGCTCAGGCCCGACCTAACCATGATGGGTAAGATCATCGGGGGCGGCACGCCGGTCGGCGCACTCGGTGGAAGAGCGGACATAATGGCATCGTTCGATCCGCGGGAGCGCCACTCGTTGCTTCATTCGGGAACCTTCAACGGCAACGTGCTCACCTGCTCTGCAGGACAGGTCTCGGTGCGCGAGCTGACTCAGGAGCGCATCGACAAGATGGAAGTTCAGGCCAAGCGTCTCGGCGAAGAATTCAAGCACCTGGCGCGGCAGTCTGAAGTTCCCTTCTCCGTCCGGCAATTCGGTTCGCTGATGAATATTTTTTTCACTAATGTCGCGCCGCCGGCGACGATCGTTCGCGAGGATCTTCGGACGATGGCGCAATTTCATCTCGCCGCGCTCAATCACGGACTCTTCATCGCACCGCGCGGTCTGATCGCCCTATCGACGGTTATCGGCGACCATCTTGTAGAAGAGATCTGCGAACGCGTTTCCCGGGCAATAACGGACGTCGCGCGCCAGATGGCCTAA
- a CDS encoding VOC family protein: MMRRGGSAPKPDSAAELIGIDHVYLTVSDFARSRRFYDRVMRALGFKKGTAAIGGEPHCHYYNRRFQVSIRPAHHRAVKHDSYAPGLHHLSVRVANRVAVDQVARKLRAMRIKVEGPRLWPEYSPDYYALFFNDPDGIRLEVMNHLKRRKLVRKVWNELEGFANPLDRLMRRPAAR; the protein is encoded by the coding sequence ATGATGCGGCGTGGCGGTTCCGCTCCAAAACCGGACTCCGCGGCCGAGCTTATCGGCATCGACCACGTCTATCTGACGGTAAGCGATTTTGCGCGCTCGCGCCGCTTTTACGATCGGGTGATGAGGGCGCTGGGATTCAAGAAGGGAACGGCAGCAATCGGTGGCGAGCCGCACTGCCACTACTACAATCGTAGGTTCCAGGTCTCCATTCGCCCAGCGCACCATCGAGCAGTTAAACATGATTCGTATGCGCCTGGGCTACACCACTTGTCTGTGCGAGTCGCCAACCGGGTCGCCGTCGATCAGGTCGCGCGCAAGCTACGCGCGATGAGAATCAAAGTGGAGGGGCCGCGCCTGTGGCCGGAATACTCGCCCGACTACTACGCGCTGTTTTTCAACGATCCCGACGGGATCCGGCTCGAAGTTATGAATCATCTCAAGCGCCGTAAGCTAGTCCGCAAGGTATGGAATGAGCTTGAGGGCTTCGCGAATCCGCTCGATCGCCTGATGCGCCGGCCCGCCGCGCGTTAA
- the mscL gene encoding large conductance mechanosensitive channel protein MscL yields the protein MSMFSDFKEFAMRGNVVDLAVGFVMGAAFGKITTSLVNDVIMPPIGSLLGKVDFSSLYLNLSEKTFPSLAAARTAGVPIIAYGSFINTIIDFVIVAFAMFILVRQMTRLVSPAPPAPADKDCPYCLSKIPLGASKCAHCTSELKAA from the coding sequence ATGTCGATGTTTTCGGATTTCAAGGAATTTGCGATGCGGGGAAATGTGGTTGACCTCGCGGTCGGCTTTGTCATGGGTGCCGCGTTCGGCAAGATCACGACCTCCCTGGTCAATGACGTGATCATGCCGCCGATTGGATCCCTACTCGGCAAAGTCGACTTCTCCAGTCTCTATCTCAACTTGTCGGAGAAAACCTTTCCGTCGCTGGCCGCGGCCAGGACGGCAGGCGTGCCGATTATCGCCTACGGATCCTTCATCAATACGATTATCGATTTTGTCATCGTGGCGTTCGCGATGTTCATCCTGGTGAGGCAGATGACTCGCCTCGTGAGTCCGGCGCCGCCCGCGCCGGCGGATAAGGACTGCCCCTACTGTTTGAGCAAGATTCCCCTCGGGGCTAGCAAGTGCGCGCACTGCACCTCCGAGCTCAAGGCGGCATGA